The following DNA comes from Ruficoccus amylovorans.
CCGACCACCGCCCCCCGGCGGATGTCGTGGCCTTCCCGCTGCGCTCCAGCGACGGGGCCTTGGCCCACGTCAGCCCCTCGTCCATCCGCGACTACCTGCAATGCTCACTGCGCTTCTACTTCAAGCGCGTGCTGGGCCTGCCGGAGCCGGGCAGCGTGAGCCTGCACCTGGGCAAGGCCGTCCACGCGGGCATCCAGGCCTA
Coding sequences within:
- a CDS encoding PD-(D/E)XK nuclease family protein, whose protein sequence is MIRPADPDHRPPADVVAFPLRSSDGALAHVSPSSIRDYLQCSLRFYFKRVLGLPEPGSVSLHLGKAVHAGIQA